A genomic stretch from Shewanella woodyi ATCC 51908 includes:
- the rplK gene encoding 50S ribosomal protein L11 produces the protein MAKKVDGYIKLQVAAGAANPSPPVGPALGQKGVNIMEFCKAFNARTEKFEKGMPIPVVITVYSDRSFTFETKTPPASFLLLKAAGLKSGSGRPNTEKVGTIKRSAVQEIAETKAADMTGADIEAMTRSIEGTARSMGLVVED, from the coding sequence ATGGCTAAGAAAGTTGATGGTTACATCAAGCTACAAGTAGCAGCCGGTGCTGCAAACCCGTCGCCACCAGTCGGCCCTGCATTGGGTCAGAAGGGTGTTAACATCATGGAATTCTGTAAAGCATTCAACGCTCGTACTGAAAAGTTCGAGAAAGGTATGCCAATTCCAGTAGTTATCACTGTATATAGTGATCGCTCTTTCACTTTCGAAACTAAGACGCCACCTGCATCTTTCCTACTGCTTAAAGCAGCTGGTCTGAAGTCTGGTTCTGGCCGTCCTAACACTGAGAAAGTGGGAACTATCAAGCGTAGCGCTGTTCAGGAAATTGCTGAAACTAAAGCGGCTGATATGACTGGTGCTGATATTGAAGCGATGACTCGCTCAATTGAAGGTACTGCGCGCTCAATGGGTTTGGTAGTAGAGGACTAA
- the nusG gene encoding transcription termination/antitermination protein NusG, giving the protein MTEATEAKKRWYVVQAFSGYEGRVTKTLHEYIQMHSMEQYFGEILVPTEEVVEMRAGQRRKSERKFFPGYVLVQMEMNDESWHLVKSIPRVMGFIGGTSDRPAPISDKEANAILQRLQETTETPTHRVIFEPGEVVRVTDGPFADFNGTVEEVDYEKNRVKVSVMIFGRSTPVELDFGQIEKS; this is encoded by the coding sequence ATGACTGAAGCAACTGAAGCTAAAAAAAGATGGTACGTAGTCCAGGCATTTTCTGGTTATGAGGGCCGTGTAACTAAGACTCTGCATGAATATATTCAGATGCACAGCATGGAGCAGTATTTCGGCGAAATACTCGTCCCTACAGAAGAAGTTGTAGAGATGCGTGCCGGTCAGCGACGTAAAAGTGAGCGTAAATTCTTTCCAGGTTATGTACTAGTACAGATGGAGATGAATGACGAAAGCTGGCATTTAGTGAAGAGCATTCCACGTGTAATGGGCTTCATCGGTGGCACATCAGATCGTCCTGCACCTATCTCTGACAAAGAAGCGAACGCTATTCTTCAACGCTTACAAGAGACTACTGAGACTCCAACGCATCGCGTTATCTTTGAGCCAGGCGAAGTCGTACGCGTTACTGATGGTCCTTTTGCTGACTTCAACGGCACTGTTGAAGAGGTTGATTATGAGAAGAACCGCGTTAAGGTTTCTGTCATGATCTTCGGTCGTTCTACTCCGGTTGAACTAGACTTCGGTCAGATCGAAAAAAGCTGA
- the secE gene encoding preprotein translocase subunit SecE, with protein sequence MTTNTESQGNSLDIVKWALVVILLAAAIVGNQMYSEASVLVRAISVVVAFVIAGFIALQTEKGKQALTFAREAQIEVRKVVWPTRQEALNTTFIVLAATGVLALILWGMDAVLLRIVNFITGV encoded by the coding sequence ATGACAACAAATACTGAAAGCCAGGGTAACTCTCTGGATATCGTAAAGTGGGCCCTAGTCGTTATTTTATTGGCTGCCGCTATTGTAGGCAACCAGATGTATAGCGAAGCCAGTGTTTTGGTTCGTGCAATCAGTGTGGTAGTAGCTTTTGTTATTGCTGGATTCATTGCATTACAAACTGAAAAGGGCAAGCAGGCGCTAACTTTTGCTCGTGAAGCACAAATAGAAGTACGTAAGGTAGTTTGGCCTACGCGTCAAGAAGCGCTAAATACAACATTTATTGTATTAGCAGCGACCGGTGTACTAGCGTTAATCCTTTGGGGAATGGACGCGGTACTACTGAGAATTGTTAATTTTATTACAGGCGTATAG
- the tuf gene encoding elongation factor Tu, protein MAKEKFERNKPHVNVGTIGHVDHGKTTLTAAISAVLTKTYGGEARDFAQIDNAPEERERGITINTSHIEYDTPTRHYAHVDCPGHADYVKNMITGAAQMDGAILVVASTDGPMPQTREHILLSRQVGVPFIIVFMNKCDMVDDEELLELVEMEVRELLSEYEFPGDDLPVIQGSALKALEGEADWEAKILELAEALDTYIPEPERAIDGAFILPIEDVFSISGRGTVVTGRVERGIIKVGEEVEIVGIKDTTKTTCTGVEMFRKLLDEGRAGENCGVLLRGTKREDVERGQVLAQPGSITPHTTFQSEIYVLSKEEGGRHTPFFKGYRPQFYFRTTDVTGTIELPEGVEMVMPGDNVQMTVTLICPIAMDEGLRFAIREGGRTVGAGVVAKIIA, encoded by the coding sequence ATGGCTAAAGAAAAATTTGAACGTAATAAACCACATGTAAACGTTGGTACTATCGGTCACGTTGACCATGGTAAAACTACGCTTACAGCAGCTATCTCAGCTGTATTGACTAAGACTTACGGTGGTGAAGCTCGTGACTTCGCACAGATCGATAACGCTCCAGAAGAGCGTGAGCGCGGTATTACAATTAATACTTCTCACATCGAATATGACACTCCTACTCGTCACTACGCACACGTAGATTGTCCTGGTCACGCCGATTATGTTAAAAACATGATCACTGGTGCTGCTCAAATGGACGGCGCGATCCTAGTAGTTGCTTCTACAGATGGTCCAATGCCACAAACTCGTGAGCACATCCTGCTTTCTCGTCAGGTTGGTGTACCTTTCATCATCGTATTCATGAACAAGTGTGACATGGTTGATGACGAAGAGCTTCTAGAGCTAGTAGAGATGGAAGTTCGTGAACTTCTTTCTGAGTATGAATTCCCAGGTGATGACCTACCAGTTATCCAAGGTTCAGCACTTAAAGCCCTTGAAGGCGAAGCTGATTGGGAAGCTAAGATTCTTGAGCTTGCAGAAGCACTAGATACTTACATTCCAGAGCCAGAGCGTGCAATTGATGGTGCATTCATTCTTCCAATCGAAGATGTTTTCTCAATCTCAGGCCGTGGTACAGTAGTAACTGGTCGTGTTGAGCGCGGTATCATCAAAGTTGGTGAAGAAGTAGAAATCGTTGGTATCAAAGATACTACTAAGACTACTTGTACTGGTGTTGAGATGTTCCGTAAGCTTCTTGACGAAGGTCGTGCTGGTGAGAACTGTGGTGTTCTTCTACGTGGTACTAAGCGTGAAGACGTTGAACGTGGTCAAGTACTTGCACAGCCAGGTTCAATCACTCCACACACAACTTTCCAGTCAGAAATCTACGTTCTGTCTAAAGAAGAAGGTGGACGTCACACTCCATTCTTCAAAGGCTACCGTCCACAGTTCTACTTCCGTACAACTGACGTAACCGGTACTATCGAATTGCCAGAAGGCGTAGAGATGGTAATGCCAGGTGATAACGTACAGATGACTGTAACGCTAATTTGCCCAATCGCGATGGACGAAGGTTTACGCTTCGCAATCCGTGAAGGTGGCCGTACAGTTGGTGCTGGTGTTGTAGCTAAGATCATCGCTTAA
- the coaA gene encoding type I pantothenate kinase, which yields MKSENQIHTALYLAFQRSQWAELRESVPLTLNEPELANLRGINEKLSLTEVTDIYLPLSRLLNLIVGAKQKRGLVLNEFLGRKPPKRPYIISIAGSVAVGKSTTARILQALLSQWPEHPRVDLVTTDGFLYPLAELKRRGLLQRKGFPESYDMKLLVEFISNIKAGAPYVEAPLYSHVSYDRITDDHQAIESPDILIIEGLNVLQTSQDAAVGTQQPFVSDFVDFSIYVDAQEQLLKKWYIDRFLQFRGGAFSDENSYFHHYSKLNDKEAKITAANIWDSINGPNLKLNIEPTRDRAHLILQKGDDHLMSQVLLRK from the coding sequence ATGAAATCCGAAAATCAAATTCACACTGCACTCTATCTTGCGTTTCAACGATCGCAGTGGGCCGAATTAAGAGAATCGGTACCTCTTACATTAAATGAGCCTGAGCTTGCTAATCTTAGAGGTATAAACGAAAAGCTATCGCTTACTGAAGTTACCGATATCTACCTTCCTCTTAGCCGTTTACTTAACCTGATTGTCGGTGCTAAACAAAAACGAGGACTCGTACTTAATGAGTTTTTAGGAAGAAAACCACCTAAGCGCCCCTATATCATCAGTATTGCCGGTAGTGTTGCAGTTGGAAAGAGTACAACGGCACGTATACTTCAAGCGCTTTTAAGTCAGTGGCCAGAACACCCTAGAGTTGATCTTGTGACGACTGATGGTTTTCTCTACCCATTAGCAGAGTTAAAGCGTAGAGGTCTACTTCAACGTAAAGGTTTTCCTGAAAGCTATGATATGAAGTTATTAGTAGAATTCATCTCCAACATAAAAGCAGGAGCCCCTTATGTAGAAGCTCCTCTCTACTCTCATGTTAGCTATGACAGAATCACAGATGATCACCAGGCGATTGAAAGCCCGGATATTTTGATCATTGAAGGGTTGAATGTTCTTCAAACAAGCCAAGATGCAGCAGTGGGGACACAACAACCTTTCGTGTCAGATTTCGTCGACTTTTCTATCTATGTTGATGCCCAAGAACAACTGCTGAAAAAGTGGTATATAGATAGGTTTTTACAGTTCCGCGGGGGGGCATTTAGTGATGAAAACTCCTACTTCCACCACTACTCTAAGTTGAATGACAAAGAAGCAAAAATCACTGCGGCAAATATTTGGGATAGTATCAACGGCCCCAACCTAAAGCTCAATATAGAGCCCACTCGAGACCGTGCCCATTTGATCTTACAAAAAGGCGATGACCACTTGATGAGTCAAGTGCTACTTCGTAAATAG
- the birA gene encoding bifunctional biotin--[acetyl-CoA-carboxylase] ligase/biotin operon repressor BirA, which produces MIDQWQRKREILSVLDSEQFVSGEALAAKLGVSRTAIANHISALEEYGVEVFSVKGKGYKLANSLSLIDETLLKEAVTQRCFYYDEIPSTNAFLLKHCEELSSGDICVAEYQSAGRGRRGRTWVSPYGCHLYCSMYWNLSQGMAQATGLSLVVACSLVKVLNNFGIHGLGVKWPNDIYLDNKKLAGVLVEMNGQADTECHLVIGIGINMSMSRAQGDKIDQPWSDLSQSRVVPSKTELTISLQRQLNEDLTLFEKEGLSAFLIRWKEADIFDGKHVKLLMGEQRIDGVCKGIDKTGSILLKTDKGVESFVGGEISLRSAE; this is translated from the coding sequence ATGATTGATCAATGGCAGCGTAAACGTGAGATTTTGTCTGTACTCGATTCTGAGCAGTTTGTTTCTGGTGAAGCTTTAGCTGCAAAGCTTGGGGTGTCTCGAACTGCCATCGCTAACCACATTAGTGCGTTAGAGGAGTATGGTGTCGAGGTGTTTAGCGTCAAAGGAAAGGGATATAAATTAGCTAACTCACTCTCTTTGATAGATGAAACTCTATTAAAAGAGGCTGTTACACAACGTTGTTTTTATTACGATGAGATCCCCAGTACGAACGCTTTTTTGCTTAAGCATTGTGAGGAGCTATCTTCCGGTGATATCTGTGTTGCTGAGTATCAATCGGCAGGACGAGGTCGCCGTGGAAGAACTTGGGTTTCTCCCTATGGATGCCATCTATATTGCTCTATGTACTGGAACTTATCCCAAGGGATGGCTCAAGCTACTGGATTAAGTCTGGTGGTTGCCTGCTCTTTGGTTAAAGTGCTCAATAATTTCGGGATCCATGGCCTAGGTGTGAAGTGGCCAAATGATATCTATCTTGATAATAAAAAATTAGCCGGTGTGTTAGTTGAGATGAATGGTCAGGCCGATACTGAGTGTCATCTGGTTATTGGGATCGGGATTAATATGTCTATGTCTCGTGCCCAAGGAGATAAGATTGATCAACCATGGAGTGATCTTTCTCAAAGCAGAGTCGTGCCGAGTAAAACCGAGTTAACAATCTCATTGCAGCGCCAGCTCAATGAAGATCTTACTTTATTTGAAAAAGAGGGGTTATCGGCATTTTTAATTCGCTGGAAAGAGGCTGACATCTTTGATGGTAAGCATGTAAAACTCTTAATGGGTGAGCAGCGTATTGATGGAGTTTGCAAAGGTATCGACAAAACAGGGTCCATCTTATTGAAAACTGATAAGGGAGTAGAGTCTTTTGTTGGTGGTGAGATAAGCTTAAGAAGTGCCGAATAG
- the murB gene encoding UDP-N-acetylmuramate dehydrogenase — protein MSAEQLHSLKAYNTFAIEHACVSIINADSKGGLVETCLGLHQAGKQFFVLGGGSNILLTEDYLGTVVRILTRGVEVSEDSSCYLLTVEAGENWHELVEYCLKLGISGLENLALIPGTVGAAPIQNIGAYGVEFVDVCDWVEYLDLTDGKLKRFNAAECDFGYRDSIFKRELKGLAVITSVGFKLSKRWQPKLDYGPLARFDIETVTPLQVFNCICETRMSKLPDPKVLGNAGSFFKNPIISTERYLALQKQYPTIVGYPVDGGTKLAAGWLIDNAGLKGFAIGKASVHEQQALVLVNKGGATGDDVMCLARYIIEKIYTLFSVTLEAEPRVIGAQGERELIND, from the coding sequence ATGTCTGCTGAACAACTCCACTCTTTGAAGGCTTACAATACTTTTGCTATTGAGCATGCTTGTGTCTCAATTATTAATGCTGATTCCAAAGGGGGTTTGGTTGAAACTTGCCTTGGACTTCATCAAGCTGGTAAGCAATTTTTTGTGCTTGGTGGTGGGAGTAATATTTTATTAACCGAAGATTATCTCGGTACGGTTGTACGTATTTTAACGAGAGGTGTTGAGGTTAGTGAAGACAGCAGTTGTTACCTTCTTACTGTAGAGGCAGGTGAAAATTGGCATGAGTTGGTTGAGTACTGCCTTAAGCTTGGTATTTCAGGTTTAGAAAATTTAGCTTTGATCCCTGGGACTGTCGGGGCCGCACCGATTCAAAACATAGGTGCCTACGGTGTTGAGTTTGTTGATGTTTGTGACTGGGTTGAATATCTTGACCTTACTGATGGGAAGTTGAAACGATTCAACGCAGCAGAGTGTGATTTTGGTTATCGAGACTCGATCTTCAAGAGAGAGTTAAAGGGTTTAGCTGTTATTACCTCCGTGGGCTTTAAGCTGAGTAAGCGTTGGCAGCCTAAATTAGACTATGGTCCCTTAGCTCGGTTTGATATTGAAACTGTTACACCATTGCAGGTATTTAACTGTATCTGTGAAACTCGTATGTCAAAGCTTCCCGATCCTAAGGTGTTAGGAAACGCAGGAAGCTTTTTTAAAAATCCCATCATTAGCACTGAACGGTATTTAGCACTGCAAAAACAATATCCGACTATTGTTGGCTACCCTGTTGATGGTGGCACAAAATTAGCGGCGGGTTGGTTGATCGATAACGCAGGTCTAAAAGGCTTCGCTATTGGTAAAGCCTCAGTACATGAACAGCAAGCTCTTGTTTTAGTTAATAAGGGGGGGGCAACAGGTGATGATGTAATGTGTTTGGCAAGATACATTATTGAGAAGATCTATACCCTCTTTTCTGTCACTCTAGAGGCTGAACCCAGAGTAATTGGCGCACAAGGTGAAAGGGAGTTAATTAATGATTGA
- a CDS encoding RNA recognition motif domain-containing protein, with protein MQKPFLIVLIIAIVGAFAFTQFADLNAAIAFFTGAIIASVVFALQGKSSPAANNATSVEQYTGPTMTLYVGNLPYRVHEGEVKELFGKYGPVNSVRLVRDRKTGRRKGFGFIEMSEAGAKKAMNKLNEFDFQERTLKVREAKSQDADKSERQEAGA; from the coding sequence ATGCAAAAGCCATTTCTTATCGTTTTGATTATCGCAATAGTAGGCGCATTTGCGTTTACTCAGTTCGCAGACCTAAATGCCGCTATCGCCTTCTTCACTGGTGCAATTATCGCAAGTGTTGTATTCGCACTTCAGGGCAAATCATCTCCAGCTGCTAACAATGCTACAAGTGTTGAGCAGTATACAGGCCCTACTATGACTCTTTATGTTGGCAACCTGCCATACCGTGTACATGAAGGGGAAGTAAAAGAACTATTCGGAAAATATGGGCCGGTAAACTCAGTTCGTTTGGTACGAGATCGTAAAACTGGTCGTCGTAAAGGATTTGGATTTATTGAGATGTCAGAAGCTGGCGCCAAGAAAGCCATGAACAAACTTAATGAATTCGATTTCCAAGAACGTACATTAAAAGTGAGAGAAGCTAAATCACAAGATGCTGATAAAAGTGAACGCCAGGAAGCTGGAGCTTAA
- the murI gene encoding glutamate racemase, with translation MSGPILVFDSGVGGLSILDEIRRVLPDQNYCYLFDNARLPYGELEEQELIDGCEALITATVAQLGASLVVIACNTASTLVLPVLREALTIPVVGVVPAIKPAALYSQAKHIGLLATPGTIKRSYTHSLIQEFAANCQVELYGSSELVLLAERKASGKQILQGEIAQLLSPIKVSGIDTLVLGCTHFPILKDEIQQYLGDGVLLLDSGKAVAARVSTLIKEESTLNKRQRKGHSKEMIALYTSEVGEGLKKLLAEFGFSTYSKAQTG, from the coding sequence TTGTCAGGACCCATACTAGTTTTTGATTCAGGTGTAGGAGGTTTATCTATCCTAGATGAAATTAGGAGAGTGTTACCTGATCAAAACTACTGCTACCTGTTCGACAATGCGCGTCTTCCATACGGTGAATTAGAGGAGCAAGAGCTTATCGATGGATGTGAAGCCCTGATAACAGCAACTGTTGCGCAACTTGGTGCTTCATTAGTCGTAATAGCTTGTAATACCGCGAGCACTTTAGTTTTGCCTGTATTGAGAGAGGCATTAACCATTCCTGTGGTTGGTGTTGTGCCGGCAATTAAACCCGCCGCTCTATATTCTCAAGCAAAGCATATAGGATTACTTGCGACTCCTGGCACGATTAAAAGAAGTTATACGCACAGTTTAATTCAAGAGTTTGCGGCTAACTGTCAGGTTGAACTTTATGGTTCATCGGAACTTGTGCTACTTGCAGAGAGAAAAGCATCCGGTAAGCAGATACTGCAAGGTGAGATTGCACAACTACTATCTCCTATTAAAGTGTCGGGTATAGATACACTGGTATTAGGTTGTACTCACTTTCCTATTCTTAAAGATGAGATCCAACAGTACTTAGGTGATGGGGTTTTGCTTCTCGACTCAGGAAAAGCGGTTGCGGCGCGAGTTTCTACTTTGATAAAAGAAGAGAGCACGCTAAATAAGCGTCAAAGAAAAGGTCATTCTAAAGAGATGATTGCACTATATACGTCGGAGGTTGGTGAAGGGCTTAAAAAGTTATTAGCCGAATTTGGTTTTTCAACATACTCGAAAGCCCAAACAGGCTAA
- the trmA gene encoding tRNA (uridine(54)-C5)-methyltransferase TrmA translates to MNLAAMDPNTYDAQLEEKRIKLENIFTDFDTPNLEVFSSEQAHYRMRAEFRIWHDGEDMYYYMFDKALNSKVRCDQFLPASKLINEMMPALIAELKPNPLLRHRLFQIDFLSTLSGEILVSLLYHKQLDEQWETEAKSLKERLASKFNVNIIGRARKQKLIFDKDFVVESLQVNGEQLQYHQIENSFTQPNGKVSVKMLEWAIDVTKNSSGDLLELYCGNGNFSIALAQNFDRVLATELAKPSVESAQYNIKINKIDNLQIIRMSAEDFTDAMAKKRSFRRLEGIDLDSYNCNTIFVDPPRAGMDPDTVKLVQGYERIVYISCNPNTLIDNLVELSKTHKITRFALFDQFPYTDHMESGVFLERK, encoded by the coding sequence ATGAATTTAGCAGCAATGGATCCTAATACCTATGATGCGCAACTCGAAGAAAAACGTATCAAGCTGGAAAACATATTCACTGACTTTGATACACCGAATTTAGAAGTATTTAGCTCTGAGCAAGCCCATTATCGTATGCGTGCAGAGTTCCGTATCTGGCATGATGGCGAAGATATGTACTACTACATGTTTGATAAAGCACTTAATAGTAAGGTTCGCTGTGATCAATTTTTGCCTGCCAGCAAATTGATCAATGAGATGATGCCTGCGCTTATCGCTGAATTAAAGCCAAACCCTTTACTTAGACACAGACTGTTCCAGATTGATTTCCTCTCAACCTTAAGTGGTGAGATTCTAGTTTCTCTGCTTTACCATAAGCAACTCGATGAACAGTGGGAAACAGAAGCAAAATCTCTGAAAGAGAGATTAGCCAGCAAATTTAACGTAAATATTATTGGCCGCGCACGTAAACAAAAGCTGATCTTCGATAAGGACTTTGTGGTTGAGTCACTACAGGTGAATGGTGAACAGTTACAGTATCATCAGATAGAGAACAGCTTCACTCAGCCTAACGGCAAAGTATCGGTTAAGATGCTCGAATGGGCCATTGATGTCACCAAGAACAGTTCAGGTGATCTATTGGAGCTCTATTGTGGTAACGGTAACTTCTCTATCGCGCTGGCACAAAACTTCGATCGTGTGCTGGCCACTGAGCTTGCTAAACCTTCTGTTGAATCTGCACAGTACAATATCAAGATAAACAAGATTGATAACCTTCAAATTATCCGTATGTCAGCAGAGGACTTTACCGATGCAATGGCGAAAAAGCGCAGCTTTAGGCGGTTAGAGGGGATCGATTTAGATAGCTATAACTGCAACACCATCTTTGTTGACCCGCCACGTGCAGGTATGGACCCAGATACAGTAAAACTCGTACAAGGTTATGAGCGTATTGTTTACATCTCATGTAACCCTAATACACTTATCGACAATTTGGTTGAGTTAAGCAAAACCCATAAGATCACCCGCTTTGCGCTATTCGATCAGTTCCCATATACAGATCATATGGAGTCAGGGGTTTTCTTAGAGAGAAAATAG
- the fabR gene encoding HTH-type transcriptional repressor FabR, whose product MGIRAQQKEKTRRALVDAAFNQLNAERSFSSLSLREVAREAKIAPTSFYRHFKDMNELGLTMVDEGGLTLRQMMRKGRQRAEAGGSVIRISVDTFMEVLESNPNVFRILLHERSGTSAPFRAAVAREIEHFISELAHYTEATAKRSPELARAQAEALVTLVFNAGAAALDMKRVDRKILADRLVIQLRMVAKGSEALQHKMDK is encoded by the coding sequence ATGGGCATTAGAGCACAGCAGAAAGAGAAAACACGCCGAGCATTAGTCGATGCAGCGTTTAATCAACTGAATGCTGAGCGGAGTTTCTCAAGTCTGAGCTTGCGTGAGGTTGCACGCGAAGCCAAAATTGCGCCGACCTCTTTCTATCGTCACTTTAAGGACATGAATGAGCTGGGCCTTACTATGGTCGACGAAGGTGGTTTGACCCTACGTCAGATGATGCGTAAAGGGCGTCAACGCGCTGAAGCCGGTGGGAGTGTTATTCGGATCTCTGTTGATACTTTTATGGAAGTGCTTGAGTCTAATCCAAACGTCTTCAGGATTTTGCTACACGAACGTTCTGGTACTTCGGCTCCATTTCGTGCGGCGGTTGCCCGTGAAATTGAGCATTTTATCTCAGAGCTAGCTCACTATACCGAAGCGACGGCAAAACGAAGTCCTGAACTTGCCCGTGCACAGGCTGAAGCTTTAGTTACACTTGTATTTAATGCCGGAGCGGCAGCACTGGATATGAAGCGAGTGGATCGTAAGATATTAGCTGACAGATTGGTGATACAGCTTCGTATGGTCGCTAAGGGATCTGAAGCGCTACAGCATAAGATGGATAAGTAA
- a CDS encoding acyl-CoA desaturase encodes MTKPPLIWTNVALFTITFLGAAILVPWYGLTYGYGILEWLAFIGFAFASGLSITAGYHRLWSHKTYKAKAPVRFLYALGGALALQNSALHWSSDHRVHHKHVDNNDKDPYSAKMGFWYSHIGWMLREYQAQRYHDYKNVRDLQNDKIVMWQHKHYLALALIMNIGLPAFIGWLNGDMLAMLLMAGLLRLVVVHHCTFFINSLAHVWGSQPYTDKNTARDNGVIALLTYGEGYHNFHHIFENDYRNGIRWWQYDPTKWLIKALSWGGLAKDLRVTPQERIESAKLQMQLKRTQNRIALLPNGDELLEKLQAEYELLKRHLADYYLAKKELLEAKRQQLANQHLMQKVDELKLRFQTQQKNWQLLMASYA; translated from the coding sequence ATGACGAAACCTCCACTCATCTGGACAAATGTAGCCCTTTTCACTATCACCTTTCTTGGTGCAGCAATACTCGTTCCTTGGTACGGTCTAACCTATGGTTATGGCATTTTAGAATGGCTTGCCTTTATCGGCTTCGCTTTTGCCAGTGGCCTCTCAATCACGGCTGGTTACCACAGACTCTGGTCCCACAAAACCTATAAAGCGAAAGCACCTGTTCGCTTTCTTTATGCTTTAGGCGGCGCCTTAGCCCTACAAAATAGCGCACTACATTGGTCATCAGATCATAGAGTGCACCATAAGCATGTCGACAATAATGACAAAGACCCCTACTCAGCCAAAATGGGCTTTTGGTATAGCCATATCGGTTGGATGCTCAGAGAGTATCAGGCTCAGCGGTATCACGACTATAAAAACGTCCGTGATCTACAAAACGATAAAATAGTGATGTGGCAGCACAAACACTACCTAGCGCTGGCGTTAATAATGAATATCGGTCTACCCGCTTTTATTGGCTGGCTCAACGGTGATATGTTAGCCATGTTATTGATGGCTGGACTGCTAAGACTGGTTGTTGTACACCACTGTACTTTCTTTATTAATTCACTGGCTCATGTGTGGGGTAGCCAGCCATATACTGATAAAAACACAGCCAGAGACAACGGCGTAATTGCGCTGCTCACCTATGGTGAGGGGTATCATAATTTCCACCACATCTTTGAGAATGACTACCGTAATGGTATTCGTTGGTGGCAGTACGACCCAACAAAATGGTTAATAAAAGCCTTAAGTTGGGGCGGACTTGCTAAAGACCTACGTGTAACACCGCAAGAACGTATAGAGAGTGCCAAGCTACAGATGCAACTTAAGCGGACGCAAAACCGTATCGCCCTGCTCCCCAATGGCGATGAACTACTCGAAAAGCTACAAGCTGAATATGAGCTTCTTAAGAGACACCTTGCTGATTACTATCTGGCTAAAAAAGAGTTACTTGAAGCTAAGCGACAGCAACTGGCGAATCAACACCTCATGCAAAAAGTGGATGAGTTAAAGCTACGCTTTCAAACACAACAGAAGAACTGGCAACTGTTAATGGCGTCATACGCATAG